Proteins encoded within one genomic window of Anopheles gambiae chromosome 3, idAnoGambNW_F1_1, whole genome shotgun sequence:
- the LOC4578192 gene encoding male-enhanced antigen 1 codes for MGLPDLPGQPEDDSAFTMDENNTVHLEPLSEDESDNESMDANGYAGYQPLNMDELNHPNRRPSLMEDEAESGVGEGESVGLDGANNSINADFLNVDVWNAPRPNELNIELDSSKAAEIVNVMAGIKLPTTAVPEWARGVPEEEWKENLLQRIRQRQQTDVDDGCSTSFTVGSSCPTIPNSSSSSSSSAGGGSSSTRT; via the exons ATGGGACTTCCCGATTTACCGGGCCAGCCGGAAGACGATAGCGCCTTTACGATGGACGAAAACAATACCGTACACCTGGAACCCTTGAGCGAAGATGAAAGTGACAACGAATCCATGGATGCGAACGGCTATGCCGGCTATCAACCATTGAACATGGACGAACTGAATCACCCAAATCGGAGGCCGTCCCTAATGGAGGATGAAGCGGAATCGGGTGTCGGGGAGGGAGAATCGGTCGGGTTGGATGGAGCGAATAACAGCATCAATGCAGATTTTCTCAACGTAGACGTCTGGAATGCACCACGGCCCAATGAGTTAAACATCGAGCTGGATTCTTCCAAAGCCGCTGAG ATAGTGAACGTGATGGCCGGCATAAAACTGCCCACCACAGCCGTGCCGGAGTGGGCCCGCGGAGTGCCGGAAGAAgaatggaaggaaaatttACTACAGCGAATTCGCCAACGACAGCAAACGGATGTTGACGATGGATGTAGCACCTCCTTCACGGTGGGAAGCAGTTGCCCGACGATACCCaatagcagtagtagtagtagtagtagcgctggtggtggtagttcAAGTACTAGAACGTGA
- the LOC5668169 gene encoding uncharacterized protein LOC5668169: MSSDSKKIIQVQLSNIERNYRTLQSQYNWQPMSETFEKFREKFPLQYDEKAGLIHRTERLNYIKSSQPKLAQEVRIPLKRYGSSVETRCIPEPAESFRFGQVCNKPVERPKAVIYTNEKGFARLVDPYVTTTMKDIVPHVRHQHDTVTFWNWTEREERKRAPKKPEALQPRLVVPVHKRKLNNGFTSEMQANYVKPVELEFRLDPTITRPIVLDPTDHTETVTESSMYGGTKNCAQILKQRRYE, encoded by the exons ATGTCGTCCGATAGCAAGAAAA TTATACAGGTGCAGCTATCCAACATTGAGCGCAACTACCGGACGCTACAGTCTCAGTACAATTGGCAACCAATGTCGGAGACGTTTGAAAAGTTTAGGGAAAAGTTTCCCCTTCAGTACGACGAGAAGGCGGGGCTCATTCATCGCACGGAGCGTCTGAATTACATCAAATCGTCCCAGCCCAAACTGGCCCAGGAAGTGCGAATACCGTTGAAGCGATACGGTTCGTCCGTCGAGACACGCTGCATCCCGGAGCCAGCGGAGTCGTTTCGTTTCGGGCAAGTTTGCAACAAACCGGTCGAGCGTCCCAAAGCCGTTATATACACAAACGAGAAAGGCTTTGCCAGATTAGTCGATCCGTACGTGACCACAACGATGAAAGATATTGTACCGCATGTAAGGCATCAGCACGATACGGTCACGTTTTGGAACTGGACGGAACGGGAGGAACGCAAAAGGGCGCCCAAGAAACCGGAAGCTCTGCAGCCACGGCTGGTGGTTCCAGTGCATAAGCGGAAACTGAACAATGGTTTTACCAGTGAGATGCAGGCAAATTATGTGAAACCTGTCGAGCTGGAGTTTCGACTGGATCCCACGATCACGCGTCCGATTGTACTGGATCCAACCGATCACACGGAAACGGTCACTGAAAGTTCGATGTATGGTGGGACGAAAAACTGCGCCCAGATACTGAAACAGAGAAGATACGAGTAG
- the LOC1278091 gene encoding F-actin-capping protein subunit beta gives MSEQQMDCALDLMRRLPPQQIEKNLIDLIDLAPDLCEDLLTSVDQPLKIAKDKETGKDYLLCDYNRDGDSYRSPWSNTYDPPLEDGSMPSERLRKLEVEANHAFDQYREMYYEGGVSSAYLWDLEHGFAGVILIKKAGEGNQKTKGCWDSIHVVEVQEKSSGRTAHYKLTSTAMLWLQTNKQGSGTINLGGSLTRQIEQDAPVSETSPHIANIGRIVEDMENKIRNTLNEIYFGKTKDIVNGLRSIQSLADTNQQATMKKDLAAALLRRTGKSEN, from the exons ATG TCGGAACAACAAATGGATTGCGCGCTCGACTTGATGCGGCGTCTTCCACCCCAACAGATCGAAAAGAACCTGATCGATCTGATCGACCTGGCGCCGGACCTGTGCGAGGATCTGCTGACATCCGTCGACCAGCCGCTGAAGATAGCAAAGGACAAGGAAACGGGCAAGGACTATCTGCTGTGCGACTACAACCGTGACGGCGACTCGTACCGttcgccctggtccaacacgTACGACCCGCCGCTGGAGGATGGTTCGATGCCGTCCGAGCGGCTACGCAAGCTGGAGGTCGAGGCTAACCATGCCTTCGATCAGTACCGCGAGATGTACTACGAAGGAGGCGTCTCGTCCGCGTACCTGTGGGACCTGGAACACGGCTTCGCTGGCGTCATTCTGATCAAGAAGGCCGGCGAGGGCAACCAGAAGACGAAGGGCTGCTGGGACTCGATCCACGTGGTGGAGGTGCAGGAGAAGAGCTCCGGTCGGACGGCGCATTACAAGCTCACATCGACCGCGATGCTGTGGCTGCAGACCAACAAACAGGGTTCCGGTACGATCAACCTTGGCGGCAGCCTCACCAGACAG ATCGAACAGGATGCCCCGGTAAGCGAAACGAGCCCCCACATTGCAAACATCGGGCGCATCGTCGAAGACATGGAGAACAAAATCCGTAACACGCTAAACGAGATTTACTTCGGCAAGACGAAGGACATCGTCAACGGGCTGCGAAGTATTCAGTCGCTGGCCGACACGAACCAGCAGGCGACGATGAAGAAGGATCTAGCGGCGGCGCTGCTACGACGAACTGGCAAGAGCGAGAACTGA
- the LOC1278093 gene encoding probable serine/threonine-protein kinase MARK-A encodes MEQGILASAVPTPKTPIYQRYTTALQNDPRCSQEVALGRRIGLYRFCGDIGRGNFSRVKLAVHQLTKDKVAIKVVDTSRLDAKALRMLSREVSTLECVYHPFILRLFEVIETLGKIHLISEWVQGGELYNRITEVGPLKEPHAALLFQQLLLAVKHLHSLGFVHRDIKAENVLLVSEERIKLADFGFSTQLVNGPWQHLDTFCGSPPYAAPELFSDDHYIGGPVDIWALGILLYFMLEGSMPFKAPTVPLLRTAVLKGEFVISTSLSVPCCRVIQRILVHTPSRRPTIEQLLDCQWFRYAQDHAGRLGRSSNQPQTTVGQTRNPNNVPRRRRKKLFWFFPSPRDRLSSPESTTSSRDNNLSAANNNQRHRHHHHHHQHNSQRHQPMSSSTKSSSSRDERLVANPPEIPNLRTIACSTKRAASVLEENYLHPLKPDPAAGAPGEGSDTGTLVTEHHLHHSHFIKDLSNDVSNNNIVNSNANGTNNYTNQLANDATGGANGSRKESSAASQERKPRRFSFGRSLKKRIGPMELVSAESLTGPDGGVRPPRAVDLREKLHRTIDEEHGRFVMYPTTAVSSEGNRHLHPLETETRRLMKVLGITGDMIARAVTNGPRSDIIGVYRIVMHRLQREQTNARLASTNGGAYEFLELKSINGTTTSGCSSGRSGPNSGAGRSTANSRRHIDQNRGRICAIL; translated from the exons A TGGAACAAGGCATTCTAGCATCAGCTGTACCGACGCCAAAGACTCCAATCTACCAGCGCTACACAACCGCCCTCCAGAATGACCCCCGGTGTTCGCAAGAG GTAGCGCTGGGCAGACGCATCGGCCTGTACCGGTTCTGTGGCGATATCGGACGAGGCAACTTCTCGCGTGTCAAGCTCGCTGTTCATCAATTAACCAAAG ATAAAGTCGCTATCAAGGTAGTGGACACCAGTCGTTTAGATGCTAAGGCGCTGCGCATGTTGTCGCGCGAAGTCAGCACGCTCGAGTGTGTCTATCATCCATTTATTCTAAG ACTGTTTGAAGTGATAGAAACATTGGGAAAGATTCATCTCATCAGCGAATGGGTGCAAGGCGGCGAACTGTACAATCGCATCACGGAGGTTGGCCCGCTCAAGGAACCACACGCTGCACTGCTTTTCCAACAACTGCTACTGGCTGTGAAGCATCTG CATAGTTTAGGTTTTGTGCATCGTGATATCAAGGCGGAGAATGTGCTGCTCGTGAGCGAAGAGCGCATCAAGCTGGCGGACTTTGGCTTTAGCACGCAGCTGGTAAACGGTCCCTGGCAGCATTTGGATACGTTCTGCGGTTCGCCCCCGTACGCCGCACCGGAGCTGTTCAGTGACGACCACTACATTGGCGGTCCGGTCGATATCTGGGCGCTCGGCATACTGCTCTACTTTATGCTGGAGGGCAGCATGCCGTTCAAGGCACCGACCGTTCCACTGCTGCGGACGGCCGTGCTCAAGGGCGAGTTTGTCATCTCGACCAGCCTGAGTGTACCGTGCTGTCGCGTTATTC AGCGCATCCTAGTGCATACACCATCCCGAAGGCCTACGATCGAACAGCTGCTCGACTGCCAATGGTTCCGGTACGCGCAGGATCATGCCGGTCGTCTGGGACGATCGTCGAACCAACCCCAAACCACCGTCGGCCAAACTCGTAACCCCAACAATGTTCCTAGACGGAGGCGGAAAAAGTTGTTCTGGTTTTTCCCCTCGCCTCGCGATCGCCTTTCCTCGCCCGAGTCCACCACCTCCAGTCGTGATAACAACCTTAGTGCTGCCAACAACAATCAGCGtcaccgtcatcatcaccatcaccaccagcacaaCTCCCAACGGCACCAGCCCATGTCCTCGTCCACGAAGTCATCGTCCTCGCGGGACGAGCGGCTGGTGGCCAACCCGCCGGAGATTCCCAACCTGCGCACGATCGCTTGCAGCACCAAGCGGGCCGCCAGCGTGCTGGAGGAAAACTATCTGCATCCGCTCAAGCCGGACCCGGCGGCTGGCGCGCCCGGCGAGGGGTCGGACACCGGCACGCTCGTTACCGAGCACCACCTGCATCATTCCCATTTTATCAAGGATCTATCCAACGATGTgtcaaataataatattgtTAACAGTAACGCTAATGGTACGAATAACTATACGAATCAGCTCGCCAACGATGCGACCGGCGGAGCAAACGGGAGTCGTAAGGAGAGCTCGGCCGCTAGCCAGGAGCGGAAGCCGCGTCGCTTCTCCTTCGGCCGCTCGCTCAAGAAGCGCATCGGCCCGATGGAGTTAGTGTCGGCGGAAAGCCTCACCGGGCCGGACGGTGGGGTGCGGCCTCCGCGTGCAGTGGATCTGCGCGAAAAGCTACATCGAACGATCGACGAGGAGCACGGCCGGTTCGTGATGTACCCGACGACGGCCGTTTCGTCCGAGGGCAATCGGCATCTGCATCCGCTCGAGACGGAAACGCGCCGGCTTATGAAAGTGCTCGGCATTACCGGCGACATGATAGCGCGTGCGGTGACGAACGGACCGCGCAGTGACATTATCGGCGTGTACCGGATCGTCATGCACCGGTTGCAGCGTGAGCAAACCAACGCTCGGCTAGCGTCGACCAATGGGGGCGCGTACGAGTTTCTCGAGCTGAAATCAATCAACGGCACGACGACATCCGGCTGCAGCTCGGGACGGAGCGGACCGAACAGTGGCGCAGGGCGCAGCACTGCCAACAGTCGGCGACATATCGATCAGAACCGGGGAAGAATCTGTGCCATTctttaa